One genomic region from Delphinus delphis chromosome 14, mDelDel1.2, whole genome shotgun sequence encodes:
- the TSPYL1 gene encoding testis-specific Y-encoded-like protein 1, whose amino-acid sequence MSGPDGVERTPLPETPSLTVPDRAPGDLDSPRCLKLREETEASQVMAETGEGSFEAVAPAPSQLPEERGAPRAAPADPVCDGKPQIGGGGDGGYVAPEAGQEQAPPPSERLETAFVSLATDGSRGNGCRRGEPRGPGGEKALETCGAERFGSELMAEAKAEEVKTEEGPLFSVAVDEEVAEKEGVKEGEGVEQEMEMEEKPVGEEIEMVENRVVEEAGHRPLRMDLRMNPLEAIQLELDTVNAQADRAFQQLEHKFGRMRRHYLERRNYIIQNIPGFWVTAFRNHPQLSPMIRGQDAEMLRYITNLEVKELRHPRTGCKFKFFFRRNPYFRNKLIVKEYEVRASGRVVSLSTPIIWRRGREPQSFIRRNQEVVCNFFTWFSDHSLPESDRIAEIIKEDLWPNPLQYYLLREGVHRARRRPIREPVEIPRPFGFQSG is encoded by the coding sequence ATGAGCGGCCCGGATGGGGTCGAGAGGACGCCTCTCCCTGAAACCCCCAGTCTCACCGTCCCCGACCGTGCCCCCGGAGACCTGGATTCTCCCAGGTGCCTGAAGCTCCGTGAGGAAACCGAGGCGTCACAGGTGATGGCGGAGACCGGTgaggggagcttcgaagccgtgGCGCCCGCACCGTCCCAGCTTCCAGAGGAGCGGGGCGCCCCCCGCGCTGCTCCCGCAGATCCGGTCTGTGACGGTAAGCCCCAGATCGGAGGCGGTGGGGATGGCGGTTACGTAGCGCCCGAAGCGGGGCAAGAGCAGGCCCCGCCTCCCAGTGAGAGACTGGAAACGGCGTTTGTATCCCTGGCGACGGACGGCAGCCGGGGAAATGGCTGCCGGCGGGGAGAGCCGCGGGGCCCGGGTGGGGAGAAGGCCCTAGAAACCTGTGGCGCGGAGAGGTTCGGATCTGAGCTGATGGCGGAGGCGAAGGCTGAGGAAGTGAAGACAGAAGAGGGCCCCCTCTTCTCAGTCGCAGTGGATGAGGAGGTGGCGGagaaggaaggagtgaaggagggggagggagtggagcaggagatggagatggaggagaAACCAGTAggtgaagaaatagaaatggtGGAGAATAGAGTGGTGGAGGAGGCAGGGCACCGGCCCTTGCGGATGGATCTCCGCATGAACCCTCTGGAGGCCATCCAGCTGGAGCTGGACACTGTGAATGCTCAGGCTGACCGGGCCTTTCAGCAACTAGAACATAAGTTCGGACGGATGCGTCGACACTACCTGGAGCGGAGGAACTACATCATTCAGAATATCCCGGGCTTCTGGGTCACTGCCTTTCGGAACCACCCCCAGTTGTCCCCCATGATTAGGGGCCAAGATGCAGAGATGTTAAGATACATAACCAATTTGGAGGTGAAGGAGCTCAGGCACCCTCGAACAGGCTGCAAGTTCAAGTTCTTCTTTCGAAGAAACCCCTATTTCCGAAACAAGCTGATTGTCAAGGAATATGAGGTCAGAGCCTCTGGCCGAGTGGTGTCTCTTTCCACTCCAATCATATGGCGCCGGGGCCGTGAACCCCAGTCCTTCATTCGCAGGAACCAAGAGGTCGTTTGCAATTTCTTCACCTGGTTTTCAGACCACAGCCTTCCAGAGTCTGACAGGATTGCTGAGATTATCAAAGAGGACCTGTGGCCAAATCCACTGCAATACTACCTGCTGCGTGAAGGAGTCCATAGAGCCAGACGTCGCCCAATAAGAGAGCCAGTGGAGATCCCCAGGCCCTTTGGGTTCCAGTCTGGTTAA